The genomic region TTCAATAGTAAGATATGCAATTCGTCCGTAAGAAACCGACGACACATATACCGGCATTCTGTCGCCTACGGCTGCTCGCGGTATATTGATCATAAGCGGAGCTGCTTCTTGATTTACATCGACGGTATAAAACGTTTCAACGAATTTGATAAGGCGCCGTTCCTTTTGGTCTCCATTTTTGAATTTAAAGCCTGCTGCAATTTTGCTTTTAATTCCAGCTGCACCGAAACCAACCCCTATTTTAAGCTGCGCTTCAAGGCTTTTTTCATTGGTAATCTCCATCTCTTCATAGCTTGAATGGGCAGAGGCATGGTATGTAATACTTTGACTGAGGATTCTATTGCGCAGATCTCTATATGATGCTAAATTCGGGAAAATTGCGTCGGACGTAATCCCTGCTTTTCCATCTTTACCTTCTTTATCTTTTACTCCCTGTAAATCGAATGAGATCGTCGCTTTTCGTTTATTGCCTTCGGTAATTTCCTGGTAGCTCTCTTTATCAAGACTATCGCCACGCAGAACGGAACCGGGATAGATTGAGTTCTGGGCAGGGTCAAGCATGAGCGTGTCATCAAAGGCAGCCGAAATATCATGCTCAACTTCTTTCTCGATGTATTTTACCACCATACCCTGGGCATTAAGCTGCGGCTCCGTTTCACTAATCTGCCGCCCTTGAAAAATCATTTCGCGCAATCTCTGCGGTGATCGTGCAAGCGTTTTAGGAATATCAAGCCCTTTATAAGTAAATTCCTCTTGCTCGTTGCTTTGGCTGTTACCGGAATTACCGCTGTTCCCGTTACTCGGTTTTGCAGGTTTTTGCACCGATTTGTCCGTTTTAATTTCCCTCACTAACGGTTTTGTCGGTTGTTGGCACCCCGTTATACCGAATAGTACAAGACAGAACAACAGTGATTTCCATTTCATACATGTTGCGAGCTTTACTCGTTTTTGTTGCTGCATAAAAACCTCCTTGCGGTTGATGCTGTCTGTCTTATAAAGCACGTAATGTAAAATGGCTTGAAATTCGGAGAAAAAATTAAAAAATTTTAAAAAATTTCGTGCAAAAATAAGGCAACCGCCTGAGACATCTCCAATTCGGTTGCCTTAGTGTGTAGAAAAAGCTGTAAAATTAATTTAATAAATAGCGGCGGTTCCTTTTATCACGACGCCGGTTTTTCCGTTCAGCGTGATAATATCGCCTGTTTTTAATATGCTTGTTGCCTCGGAGGCGCCTACGATAGTCGGCTTCGACAAGTTCATTCCCATCAAGGCGGCGTGTCCGCTCAAGTTGCCGTTTTCGGTAATGACAGCGCCTGCCCGCTCGATAAAGGAATTCATTAAATCGTTGGTCGTTTGGGTTACGATGATGTCTCCGTCCGCAAAGTCGGTCAGTAAGTCTTGCTCGGAACGGATAACCTTTACTCGGCCGGTTACAACCGACTGAATGCCGGTGCCCTTACCCTTCAGCAGGATCTTCCCGACGGTTTCAACTTTCAACAAGTTTGTCGAACCGACCAGTCCGATAGGAACTCCGGCGGTAAGCACGGCGAGTTCACCCTCTTGTACAAACCCATTCTCTTTTGCGACGTTGATGCACTGTTCAAACATTTCGTCCGTCGATTTAAAATAGGACGTGACAATCGGATATACCCCCCAGTTAAGTGATAACCGGCGTGCAGTTGCTTCATAGGGGGTTACGGCAACAATCGGCGCCTTGGGCTTGTATTTTGAAAGTGCCCGCGGCGTTTCTCCCGAAGAGGTCGCGGTAACGATAACCTGTGCATTCATTTCCAACGCCATAGAACAGGTTGCGTGTGCGATGGCATTCGTAATGGTCAAAGAATGCTCCCGGGCAACCGCCCCCATAATCTTGTCGTAGTTTAACGAATTTTCGGTTGTAACGGCAATGCGGTGCATCATCTTAACGGTTTCTACCGGATATTTGCCCGCAGCCGTTTCTCCCGAAAGCATAATGGCGCTCGTTCCGTCAAAGATAGCGTTCGCAACATCGGTAACCTCCGCCCGTGTCGGCCGCGGATTATGCGTCATCGACTCGAGCATCTGGGTTGCCGTAATTGCCGGTTTACTTGCCTTCAGTGTTTTGCGGATAATCATCTTTTGCACGAGCGGAATTTCTTCCGGCGGAATTTCGATACCTAAATCGCCGCGAGCAACCATGATGCCGTCGGAAACTTCAATAATCTTGTCGATGGAGTCGACGCCTTCTTGGTTTTCGATTTTCGCAATAATATGGATATTGTTCCCATTCGCTTCCTCCAAGACCTTGCGGATGCTTAAGATATCCGCAGGGCCGCGGGTAAACGAGGCTGCTACAAAATCAACCTCATTTTGAGCGCCGAACTTTAAGTCGGAAATATCCTGTTCGCTCAGAAAGGGGAGGTTGATTTTTGCTCCGGGAATATTGATACCCTTATGATTCGATACGGGGCCGTCGCTCATGACGGTACAGATAATATCGGTGCCGTTATCGATCCGCTCGACCTTCAGTTCGATTAAGCCGTCATCTATAAGGATGCGATTATTAGGCTGTACTTCCTGCGCAAGGTTCTTATAGGTTACGCTGCATATTTTTTCATCGCCGACAACATCGCGTACGGTAAGCGTAAATTGCTGTCCCTTGCTCAGCTGTACGGAATTAACGCCGAAATTTTTCAGCCGTATTTCCGGCCCCTTGGTGTCCAGCATAATCGCAATCGGCAAGTTGAGTTCCTGTCGAATCTTTTTGATACGGTCGATACGGATCTGGTGCTCTTCATGCGTACCGTGCGAAAAATTAAGGCGGCATACGTTGAGCCCTGCCTTAAATAATTCGCGCAGTATTTCTTCCGAGTCGGAAGCGGGATCGATAGTACAGACAATCTTTGTCTTTTTCATCTTTTCTCCTATCGAATAAAAGTATGTCTTTACGCTTTCTTCTTATCCTTCGAGATGGCATCCACTAGAATGGCAATTGCGCCGTCTCCGGTTACGTTACATGCAGTTCCGAAGCTGTCCTGTGCAATATAGAGCGCGATAATCAATGAACTCATTGTGTCGTTAAAGCCGAGAATGGACTGAACAAAGCCAAGCGCTGCCATAACGGCGCCACCGGGGATACCGGGGGCTGCAACCATTGCGATACCCAAGATTGCGATAAACGGAAGCATAACGCCGGCGTTTGCCGTTTGTCCGTGCAGGATCAGGATAGCCATCGAGCAGCTGGTAAGGGTGATAGTACTTCCTGCAAGATGAATGGTCGCGCAGAGCGGAATAACAAAGTCTGCAATTTTTTCCTGAATACCGATTTTCTTTGCGGAAGCGAGCGTTACCGGTATGGTTGCTGCGGATGATTGAGTTCCCAATGCGGTAACATACGCCGGTAGCATCGTCTTAATCGACGTAAAGGGATTCCGTTTTGCAATGGTACAAGCAATGATGTACTGAATAAGTATCATGATGACGTGCAGTGCAATGACGATTGCAAATACTTTGATGAATACCTTGAGGATAAGCCCAACCTGTCCCGCATGGGTCATGTTGGTAAACACGCCTAAAATATGGAGCGGTAATAGCGGGATAATGATAACTTCGATAACTTTCGTAACGATATTCTGAAATTCGCGTGCTGCGTTTTTTAATGTTTCAGAACGGGTTACCGCGATACCGATACCGAGAACAAAGCTTAAAATCAACGCAGTCATAACACCCATCAGCGGCGGCATATCGATACCGAATAAGCCGGGCAGCAGCGCATCTTCAGGATTCGCATGGGAAAAAACATCCGCATGAGAACTTAAAAAGAACGGGAAGAATATGGAATCGGTTACAAAGGCCAACGTACCGGCAAGCAGCGTTGAACCGTACGCAATACCGGCAGTGATAGCGAGCAGCTTTCCTGCGTCGGAACCCAGATCCGCGATACCCGGAATGACAAATCCAAGAATGATCAGCGGGATGATAAAGCTGAGAAAGTTGCCGAATACCCCGTTAAAGGTTGCCAAAATCTGAACAGGCAACGGCAAATGGATGGAGCGCGTCAAGTTACCGATTAAAATACCGGCAACGATTGCAATAACAAGACGCGGCAATAGACCTAATTTTTTTGCACTCACAATAAACTCCTTTTTAAAAGTGTCCGAACATCTCTAAAAGCTGACCGGTTTTTTAAAGGTGTCCGTCTATCTTTTTATAGTGTAACTGACTTTATTTCACTTGTCCAGTTTTTTTTGATATTCTGGCGCCGCGATGTACCTCTTTTATAATTCCCTTCAATAGTATATACTGCTCCATCCGATGAAAATTCAATAAGAGGTACACTATGGAACTCACGTATAAAGCAAAAACAGCATGGGAAAAGCTCACCGACAGCGAACTTGCCGAAATGCAAACGCTTTCTCAACACTACATCTCGTTTTTAAACACAGGAAAGACCGAACGCGAATGCGCCGCTCAAATTATACGGCAGGCAAAGGAAGCCGGTTTTAAACCGCTTGAAGAGGTCATAAAGAGCGGAAAAGCGCCGGCGGGTACAAAGGTATATCTCAACAATAAGGATAAGTCCGTTGTGATGATGGTGCTCGGCGAGGATATCATGCAAGGTATGAATATCGTCGGTGCTCATATCGACAGCCCGCGCCTTGACGTTAAACAGATGCCGCTCTATGAAGATTCAAACCTCGTGTTTTTAAAGACGCACTATTACGGCGGCATTAAAAAGTACCAATGGACTGCAATCCCGCTCGCTATTCACGGGGTCATTTTTACCAAAGAAGGCAAGAAGGTTGAAATCTGCATCGGCGAAGATGAAAACGATCCGGTGCTTTTTATTAGCGACCTCCTGATTCACCTTTCAAAAAAGCAGTTGCAGGAAACGCTGGCCGAAGGGATTACCGCCGAGCAGCTTAACGTACTGGTCGGTAATATGAAGCCTGCGACGCCGGATGATGATGGCAAGAAGAAAAAAGACGAATCGAAAGAGGATAAAAAAGGAGATAAGGTATCCCCTGTTAAGGAAAATATCTTAAAAATCTTAAATCAAAAATACGGCATTACCGAAGAAGATTTCCGCGTTGCGGAGCTTGAGATTGTTCCCGCAGGAAAAGCGCGGAATGTCGGGCTTGATAACTCGATGATTGCAGGACACGGCCACGACGACCGCGTATGTGCCTATACCACACTGAAAGCGATGCTCGAAGTTTCGGGGACTCCTGCAAAGACTGCCGTCGCCCTCTTTGCCGATAAAGAAGAGATCGGTTCGGTCGGTAATACCGGCATGACAGCGCTCTACTTTGAAAACATGGTTGCGGAGATTGCCGCCCTGCAAAAAGCTCCCTGCGATTTAGGCGTGCGCCGTGCATTTGCCAATTCCTGTATGTTGTCTGCCGATGTATCCGCCGGTTATGACCCCGCGTTTACATCCGTATTTGAAAAGCTCAATTCGGCGTTTATCGGCAACGGTATCTGCATCAACAAATACACCGGCTCCGGCGGCAAAGGCGGCTCAAATGACGCAAACGCTGAATATCTCCAAAAGATCAGACACTTATTCGACACCAACAATGTTGTCTGGCAGACGGCGGAACTCGGCATGACCGACGCCGGAGGAGGAGGCACAATTGCCTACATCCTCGCTAAGTACGGAACGGAAGTCGTAGACTGCGGAGTGCCGGTATTATCGATGCATGCTCCCATCGAATTGATCAGCAAAGTAGACCTTTTAATGGCGTACCGAGCCTACAAGGCGTTTTTAAAAGCACATTAAAGCTAAGTGGAACCTCTAAAAGCTGTAGTTTTTAGAGGTTTCCGGTTAATGGATTTCGATACGAGAGAATATCAATGAATACAGCATACCCTGAATTACAGCATGCATTTGAAAAGATGATTCTATCGGCGTCGGGCTGGCGCAAAGTGTTCGCTCAATCCGGAAGCGAAAACGACGGAGCGCCGGAGATTTCCGCTGCCGACCGCGATATCGTTTTCTTTGCCGCTCAATCATTTGCGGAATTCTTACAAGCTGAGTTTCCGGCAATCCGCACGGTAATCATAGCCCGCGACAGCCGCCCCACCGGCGCAGCGCTTTTAAAAGAGGCGGTAACTGCGTTTGCAGCCGCTGGGAATACTTCTGCGGCAACAAGCTCGGCTGCACTAGCGGTACAATCGGTTGGGATAGCCGCGGCGCCGGAAATTATGGCGTATGCACGCTCCGCAGGGGCTGCTTTCATGTATATTTCTGCAAGTCATAATCCCATCGGGCATAACGGCTTTAAGTTCGGGTTGGATACCGGCGGCGTACTGGACGGAAGTCAATCCGCGCGGTTGATAGCCTTATTCACACAAAAATGCGCCGCTGCCCACCAAGATACCGCAGCTGTCCTGCGCAAACAGGCCGCCCCGGCACCGGTGCAAGCGGTGTTTGAGGCAGAAGCAGCGCACAAACAAGCGGCGCTTACCGCCTATCAAAACTTTTTACAGGAAGTAATTGCCGATTCAAAAGACAGCGCGGAACAAGCACGGTTCTTTGATGACATTCGCGCTCAATGTACCGCGCTTGCGGCAGCAGGTAAGCCGTTTACGCTGGTTGCAGACTTTAACGGCAGCGCCCGCGCCGCTTCGGTTGACCGAGCTTTCTTTGAAAAGCTCGGTATGCAGCTTGTCGGTATTGCGGAAAAGGCCGGAAATATCGTCCATGGTATTGTTCCCGAAGGAGGAAACCTTGCAACCTGTGCAGCCAAAATCGAAGAACTGCACCGGAGCAATCCCGCACAGGCGGAGAATACGTTGTTCGGCTATATGCCCGATTGCGACGGGGACCGCGGCAATATCATCTACTGGGATGAAGCGCAGCAAAAAGCATTGATCCTTGAAGCGCAGGAAGTCTTTGCCCTGTCGGTCATCGCAGAACTGAGTTATCTGCACTACAGCGGTAACATCAGCGCGCCACTTGCGGTTACCGTCAACGGATCGACTTCGCTCCGCATTAACGAAATCGCAAAAGCCTTGGATGCGGAAGTGTTTTATGCGGAAGTAGGCGAAGCCAATGTAGTAAACCGGGCGGAAGATGCACGTCGGTACGGTTATAAAGTGCGGATACTCGGCGAAGGTTCCAACGGGGGGAATATTACGTACCCTGCCGCCGTGCGTGACCCGCTGAATACGCTCTTTGCAATCAGCAAGCTCCTGCTCATAAAGGATATGCCTGACCGCTCCTGCCCGTTCCGTATCTGGTGCGAGCGGTCGGGGCAAACGGCAAAGTACCGGAAAGACTTTACCTTTGCGGATATTATTGCAACGCTTCCCCGCTATTGGACTACCCCGACGCAGGAAGCTCGGGCGCTGATGCACATCCATACTACCGACCATACCGCACTGAAATCGGCATATCAGAAGATTTTTATGCAGGAATGGGCGGATAAAAAACAGCTGCTGAAAGACCGGTTCGGTATAGCAGCCTGTAAAGTATTTGCGTATAATGGGACGGTTTGTACAGAAAACCTCAGGGATTTTGGGGTTTCCGCAAAGGGCGGCCTCAAGGTGCAGTTCTATAATGCAAGCCATACTCCGATTGCCTTTATCTGGATGCGCGGTTCCGGTACCGAACCGGTATTCCGCATTATGGCGGACATCAAAGGATATGATCAGGCAGCGGAAGAATATCTGGTGCAGTGGCAGGGAGATATGGTACGCAAAGCCGATGTGGCGGTATCGGTAAAAAATTAAGGGAAAGTGGTATAACTTCGGCAGCCGCAGTAAGGCTGCCTCGTTAACCGTCAAGTTTTCTTTCGAAAACTTGCTTATTAAACATGTGCGCTTTTCGCGCACGGATTCGCCTGCCTCCAAAATTGATATTTTGTTCGGCTGTCGAATTTATGGGAAGGATACAAGAATGGGAATTCGAGGAGAATTATTTACCACTCAAATTCCGGTAGAAAACCGGACATATTTTTTTAATGTGAAAGAGAATCGGCTGGGTGATGTTTTTTTGCAGATTGTCGAAAGCAAAAACACCGACGGCGCCGGTTTTGACCGCCATGCAATTGTCGTATTTCAGGATGAAATGCAAACCTTTTTGCAGGGGCTGAACGAAAGCCTTGAATTTATCGAAAAAAAGCGGAAAGAGCAGCTCAAAGAAAAACGGGAGAAAAAACAGCGGAACATTTCTGCGGAAACAGCCGGCGTAGAAAAAAAGAAAATCATCAATAAACATAACCCAAGCGCAAAACCGAAATCCGCGCGTAAGGTGCGTATCGTCAAAAAAGACGGCGCAGAATAGGTTGTTACGCATCCCGCAAACAGTATGTTGACAAGAACAGGGCTGGGAAACCTCCAAAGTTATAGCTTGCATTTAGCCTAAAATTAGTGTATAGTTCTGCAGTTTGCAATTATCAGCCTGATGTGGAATGGAGCCTGTTTCGGCGGCACAGAAAGCAACGGTGGTTATTTAATATAGTTTGGCATACTGTATATTTAAAATTTTTGAAATTTAAAGCAGTTATGTTAATGGGTGAGGTGTGCTCTCATTATATTCCAAAGGTAGCGGAAATGATTTCAAAAAGATTTATCGATTATGGTATGCGCTGTATGTCGATTGGTATCGCTGTTACTATTTTTATCCTTTCGGCACACTCAAAGCTGCCTATTCCGAAGACAGTGTCTTTCCATGGCTTAGACAAACTTTTACACGCTTGTGCTTTCGGGAGTCTTGCGTTTACTTTTTCTTATTGGTTTGCGGCTGATAAATGGCTTACAAAACCTTTCAGATATTTCGCGGTTGTTTGTCTTATTACTGCCTGTTACGGTATCTCTGATGAAATACATCAAATTTTTGTTCCAGGGCGCGATGCTTCCATATATGACTGGTTTGCCGACTGTACCGGAGCGGTTTTAGCGGTATTTGTACGTCTGAGAATGGTAAAATTCTGCATGAAAACTTAATTTTTAGGAAGAGCGTGAATGAATACCGCAATTATAGAAAAGCTTACTGCCTTTTTTGACGCTAAGTCCGAAATTATCCTTGCAATGCCTAAGGGAAGCGCTTTGCTGCATAGGCATACTATGACTGCTCTTTATTGGTATGAAGATTATTATCCCATCTATAAGCGCGGGCAAGCGTATATTCTTGAGCATGCTTTTAAACGAAATCTTGTCGGTGATGTACCATGAGTATTGATAAAAATGAGAGGTATATGAATGAAATATAAGATAGCATTAATCGGCTGTGGCCGTATTAGCTTTAAGCATATTGAAGCCTTCGTTGCGATGCAGGATAAGGTTGACTTAGTTGCTGTTTGCGATCCTTTGGTGGAGCGGGCAGAAGAGAAAAAAGCTGAATACACTAAAGCAGTGTCGAATGCAGCAGTAAGAGTCTTTGCCGACTATAAGGAAATGCTGGCAGCGTGTAAACCGGGAATTGTAACGATTGCAACCGAATCCGGTAAGCATAAAGATATTGCGGTACATTGTTTGCAGAATGGAGCGCATGTGATCTGCGAAAAACCGATGGCACTTTCTACGGCTGATGCGCAAGTGATGATTGATACGGCAAAACAGCACGGCAAAACATTGGCGGTGTGCTTTCAGAACCGCTTTAATGCACCGGTTGTAAAAGCACGCGAAGCATACGAAAAAGGGCGCTTCGGTAAAATGCTGCACGGAATGATCCAAGTGCGCTGGAATCGGAATAAAAGTTATTATGATCAAGCAAAATGGCGTGGTACTTGGGAGCAGGACGGCGGCACTTTGATGAACCAGTGTACGCACGGCATTGACCTTTTGCAGTGGATGATGGGAGAAGATGCTGTTCGTGTGCAGGCGCAAACTCGCCGATTTATCCGCCCGATTGACGCGGAGGACTTTGGCTGTGCTATTGTGGAATTTGCCTCCGGCGCTGTCGGCATAATAGAAGGAACTGCCGATGTGTATCCGAAAAATCTAAACGAAACATTGAGTTTATTCGGTTCCGAGGGGTCTGTTGTGATTGGCGGGCTTGCTGTTAATAAAATGGAAACATGGCGTTTTGCGGATGCTGAGCAGGTCGGTGATACGGAAGAGAAGGTGCTCAATCCCAATGAAAAAGACCCTCCGACGGTGTACGGCTTTGGGCATACGGCTCTTTTCAGAGATGTTATCGATGCAATCGAGCATAATCGTGAACCGCTTGTTTCGGGCGAAAAAGGCAAAAAAGCCTTAGAGATTATCTTGGCCATTTATAAATCCCAAAAAACCGGATTGCCGGTAACGCTTCCGTGTGATTTTTCAACGCTGGAAATGAAGGGGATTTTTAATTAATGAGGAGAGAAAAATAATGAATGTACCTTTTTATACGGCAACAAGAGAATATAAGAATCTAAAAGCAGAATTTGATACAGCGTTGTCTTCCGTGCTTGAAACGGGTGACTTTATTTTGGGGAAAGCAGTAGCAAACTTAGAAGAAGGGATAAAACAATACTCCGGTGCAAAATATGCGGTCGGCGTTGCTAACGGCAGTGATGCGCTGGTGATTGCTTCCGATATCCTCGGGTTTAAAGACGGTGCAGAGGTTATAACCCCTGCTTTTACATTTTTTGCGTCAACCTCCTGTATTGCCCGCTTAGGCGGTAAGCCTGTCTTTTGCGACATTGATGAAGATACCTTCTGTATGGATATGAAAGATGCGGAAAAGCGTATAACAAAAAAGACGGTTGGCATATTGCCGGTGCATTTATTCTTGCAGACGGCGGATATGGAAGCCTGCATGGCGCTTGCGAAAAAGCATAATCTTCGTGTTTTGGAAGACGCTGCAGAAGCGTTCGGTATGCAGGATATGTATAACGGCGTTTTACATCAGTCCGGAACTATCGGCGATATGGGGATTTATTCGTTTTTCCCGACAAAGACGCTCGGCGGTTACGGCGACGGCGGCATGATTGTTACGAACAACGAAGAATATTACCTAAAAGCCAAGAGTTTGCGTGTCCATGGAG from Treponema vincentii harbors:
- a CDS encoding thiol-activated cytolysin family protein, with product MQQQKRVKLATCMKWKSLLFCLVLFGITGCQQPTKPLVREIKTDKSVQKPAKPSNGNSGNSGNSQSNEQEEFTYKGLDIPKTLARSPQRLREMIFQGRQISETEPQLNAQGMVVKYIEKEVEHDISAAFDDTLMLDPAQNSIYPGSVLRGDSLDKESYQEITEGNKRKATISFDLQGVKDKEGKDGKAGITSDAIFPNLASYRDLRNRILSQSITYHASAHSSYEEMEITNEKSLEAQLKIGVGFGAAGIKSKIAAGFKFKNGDQKERRLIKFVETFYTVDVNQEAAPLMINIPRAAVGDRMPVYVSSVSYGRIAYLTIESDQEKSELKANLDTVFKVTTANHAEADIDLAIKKLEKGTTITINIIGGGSEAVTDLRQFQKYIVKEGFSAKNPGQIIKYQLRFLDDNAVAYIKYSEKYKTVERIEVPTKGYKVTATVENIHYTGHKTIDVTGSIGMQPFDKDKLRQAIFNYSNTKPLPKLTCTYMKKVQPQAQTNNIIVLSESSVVQLSFNIKGYVNGVQQVFVSNEQGNNSMLLTPKASELKKSSLQYFTLYHKDNPNETLVFDIRFKVEKES
- the pyk gene encoding pyruvate kinase, translated to MKKTKIVCTIDPASDSEEILRELFKAGLNVCRLNFSHGTHEEHQIRIDRIKKIRQELNLPIAIMLDTKGPEIRLKNFGVNSVQLSKGQQFTLTVRDVVGDEKICSVTYKNLAQEVQPNNRILIDDGLIELKVERIDNGTDIICTVMSDGPVSNHKGINIPGAKINLPFLSEQDISDLKFGAQNEVDFVAASFTRGPADILSIRKVLEEANGNNIHIIAKIENQEGVDSIDKIIEVSDGIMVARGDLGIEIPPEEIPLVQKMIIRKTLKASKPAITATQMLESMTHNPRPTRAEVTDVANAIFDGTSAIMLSGETAAGKYPVETVKMMHRIAVTTENSLNYDKIMGAVAREHSLTITNAIAHATCSMALEMNAQVIVTATSSGETPRALSKYKPKAPIVAVTPYEATARRLSLNWGVYPIVTSYFKSTDEMFEQCINVAKENGFVQEGELAVLTAGVPIGLVGSTNLLKVETVGKILLKGKGTGIQSVVTGRVKVIRSEQDLLTDFADGDIIVTQTTNDLMNSFIERAGAVITENGNLSGHAALMGMNLSKPTIVGASEATSILKTGDIITLNGKTGVVIKGTAAIY
- a CDS encoding dicarboxylate/amino acid:cation symporter, yielding MSAKKLGLLPRLVIAIVAGILIGNLTRSIHLPLPVQILATFNGVFGNFLSFIIPLIILGFVIPGIADLGSDAGKLLAITAGIAYGSTLLAGTLAFVTDSIFFPFFLSSHADVFSHANPEDALLPGLFGIDMPPLMGVMTALILSFVLGIGIAVTRSETLKNAAREFQNIVTKVIEVIIIPLLPLHILGVFTNMTHAGQVGLILKVFIKVFAIVIALHVIMILIQYIIACTIAKRNPFTSIKTMLPAYVTALGTQSSAATIPVTLASAKKIGIQEKIADFVIPLCATIHLAGSTITLTSCSMAILILHGQTANAGVMLPFIAILGIAMVAAPGIPGGAVMAALGFVQSILGFNDTMSSLIIALYIAQDSFGTACNVTGDGAIAILVDAISKDKKKA
- a CDS encoding aminopeptidase is translated as MELTYKAKTAWEKLTDSELAEMQTLSQHYISFLNTGKTERECAAQIIRQAKEAGFKPLEEVIKSGKAPAGTKVYLNNKDKSVVMMVLGEDIMQGMNIVGAHIDSPRLDVKQMPLYEDSNLVFLKTHYYGGIKKYQWTAIPLAIHGVIFTKEGKKVEICIGEDENDPVLFISDLLIHLSKKQLQETLAEGITAEQLNVLVGNMKPATPDDDGKKKKDESKEDKKGDKVSPVKENILKILNQKYGITEEDFRVAELEIVPAGKARNVGLDNSMIAGHGHDDRVCAYTTLKAMLEVSGTPAKTAVALFADKEEIGSVGNTGMTALYFENMVAEIAALQKAPCDLGVRRAFANSCMLSADVSAGYDPAFTSVFEKLNSAFIGNGICINKYTGSGGKGGSNDANAEYLQKIRHLFDTNNVVWQTAELGMTDAGGGGTIAYILAKYGTEVVDCGVPVLSMHAPIELISKVDLLMAYRAYKAFLKAH
- a CDS encoding phosphoglucomutase, giving the protein MNTAYPELQHAFEKMILSASGWRKVFAQSGSENDGAPEISAADRDIVFFAAQSFAEFLQAEFPAIRTVIIARDSRPTGAALLKEAVTAFAAAGNTSAATSSAALAVQSVGIAAAPEIMAYARSAGAAFMYISASHNPIGHNGFKFGLDTGGVLDGSQSARLIALFTQKCAAAHQDTAAVLRKQAAPAPVQAVFEAEAAHKQAALTAYQNFLQEVIADSKDSAEQARFFDDIRAQCTALAAAGKPFTLVADFNGSARAASVDRAFFEKLGMQLVGIAEKAGNIVHGIVPEGGNLATCAAKIEELHRSNPAQAENTLFGYMPDCDGDRGNIIYWDEAQQKALILEAQEVFALSVIAELSYLHYSGNISAPLAVTVNGSTSLRINEIAKALDAEVFYAEVGEANVVNRAEDARRYGYKVRILGEGSNGGNITYPAAVRDPLNTLFAISKLLLIKDMPDRSCPFRIWCERSGQTAKYRKDFTFADIIATLPRYWTTPTQEARALMHIHTTDHTALKSAYQKIFMQEWADKKQLLKDRFGIAACKVFAYNGTVCTENLRDFGVSAKGGLKVQFYNASHTPIAFIWMRGSGTEPVFRIMADIKGYDQAAEEYLVQWQGDMVRKADVAVSVKN
- a CDS encoding PUR family DNA/RNA-binding protein; the protein is MGIRGELFTTQIPVENRTYFFNVKENRLGDVFLQIVESKNTDGAGFDRHAIVVFQDEMQTFLQGLNESLEFIEKKRKEQLKEKREKKQRNISAETAGVEKKKIINKHNPSAKPKSARKVRIVKKDGAE
- a CDS encoding VanZ family protein yields the protein MKFKAVMLMGEVCSHYIPKVAEMISKRFIDYGMRCMSIGIAVTIFILSAHSKLPIPKTVSFHGLDKLLHACAFGSLAFTFSYWFAADKWLTKPFRYFAVVCLITACYGISDEIHQIFVPGRDASIYDWFADCTGAVLAVFVRLRMVKFCMKT
- a CDS encoding Gfo/Idh/MocA family protein gives rise to the protein MKYKIALIGCGRISFKHIEAFVAMQDKVDLVAVCDPLVERAEEKKAEYTKAVSNAAVRVFADYKEMLAACKPGIVTIATESGKHKDIAVHCLQNGAHVICEKPMALSTADAQVMIDTAKQHGKTLAVCFQNRFNAPVVKAREAYEKGRFGKMLHGMIQVRWNRNKSYYDQAKWRGTWEQDGGTLMNQCTHGIDLLQWMMGEDAVRVQAQTRRFIRPIDAEDFGCAIVEFASGAVGIIEGTADVYPKNLNETLSLFGSEGSVVIGGLAVNKMETWRFADAEQVGDTEEKVLNPNEKDPPTVYGFGHTALFRDVIDAIEHNREPLVSGEKGKKALEIILAIYKSQKTGLPVTLPCDFSTLEMKGIFN
- a CDS encoding DegT/DnrJ/EryC1/StrS family aminotransferase, with the translated sequence MNVPFYTATREYKNLKAEFDTALSSVLETGDFILGKAVANLEEGIKQYSGAKYAVGVANGSDALVIASDILGFKDGAEVITPAFTFFASTSCIARLGGKPVFCDIDEDTFCMDMKDAEKRITKKTVGILPVHLFLQTADMEACMALAKKHNLRVLEDAAEAFGMQDMYNGVLHQSGTIGDMGIYSFFPTKTLGGYGDGGMIVTNNEEYYLKAKSLRVHGATKKYHHDYIGYNSRLDSLQAAVLNVKLKHIDDAIAKRAEHAVQYRTLLKDVGQIKLPVVKTKGKEVYYVFNILAENRDELQTYLTEKGIGTTVYYPKCLHEQECFKYLGYKKGDFPVAEKLCASVLALPMYPELTQDEITYTCDAIKAFYKR